The following are encoded in a window of Gammaproteobacteria bacterium genomic DNA:
- a CDS encoding NIPSNAP family containing protein, which produces MEQEIVPFQISKGMVITGMYRGEQDDGLYVWLRRFDSEAQRETLYEAVHQSDYWKTEVTPRVDQLLDREAIKVLRIVPTPNSTVQ; this is translated from the coding sequence ATGGAGCAAGAAATTGTTCCTTTCCAGATTTCCAAAGGCATGGTGATCACTGGAATGTATCGCGGGGAACAGGACGATGGTCTTTATGTCTGGCTGCGGCGCTTTGACAGTGAAGCACAACGGGAAACCCTCTACGAAGCGGTGCATCAAAGCGATTACTGGAAGACCGAGGTTACCCCGCGAGTCGACCAACTCCTAGACCGGGAAGCCATCAAGGTCCTGCGTATCGTGCCTACACCCAATTCGACCGTCCAGTAA
- a CDS encoding type 1 glutamine amidotransferase, whose amino-acid sequence MKLLVFQHIECEHPGIFRGLLDGAGIQWDAVELDVGEKIPAFESYDALWVMGGPMDVWDEDECPWLVPEKAAIRHWVCDLKKPYLGFCLGHQLLADALGGVCSLQAAPEIGILGVELTAAGRADPLFAGIDPYIQCLQWHSVEVKTPPAGARVLASSKACSCQAMRVGDNAWGIQFHVELQESTIPDWGQVPAYSEALDRTLGAGSLERMQAQADPLFLEFRNVSQILFNNFLDYVPGATN is encoded by the coding sequence GTGAAGCTGCTCGTTTTCCAGCACATCGAATGTGAGCATCCCGGAATATTTCGTGGGCTACTGGACGGCGCCGGAATTCAGTGGGATGCAGTCGAACTCGATGTGGGGGAGAAGATTCCCGCTTTTGAATCGTATGATGCGCTGTGGGTCATGGGTGGTCCGATGGATGTCTGGGATGAAGACGAATGTCCATGGCTGGTGCCTGAAAAAGCAGCCATCCGGCACTGGGTCTGCGACCTGAAAAAACCCTACCTTGGATTTTGCCTTGGTCACCAATTGCTGGCCGATGCACTCGGTGGTGTCTGTTCGCTGCAAGCTGCGCCAGAGATCGGGATTCTTGGAGTTGAGTTGACGGCTGCTGGTCGTGCAGATCCCCTGTTTGCAGGTATCGATCCGTATATTCAATGCCTTCAATGGCATTCGGTCGAAGTAAAGACGCCGCCGGCAGGCGCTCGCGTGCTGGCCAGTTCCAAAGCCTGCAGTTGCCAGGCGATGCGGGTCGGTGATAACGCATGGGGTATTCAATTTCACGTAGAACTTCAGGAGTCGACTATCCCCGACTGGGGTCAGGTGCCGGCATATTCCGAGGCGCTGGATCGAACGTTGGGTGCCGGCTCACTGGAGCGCATGCAGGCGCAAGCTGATCCGTTGTTTTTGGAATTCCGAAACGTGTCGCAGATTTTGTTCAACAACTTTCTGGATTACGTACCCGGAGCAACAAATTAA
- a CDS encoding aminotransferase class V-fold PLP-dependent enzyme, whose translation MATVSLSSGRDLFMTPGPSVMPDRVLNAMHQAAPNIYEGELIDTTDSILSDLAAFAGTQGRTALYICNGHGVWEAAISNLFEPGDQVLVLNSGTFGSGWANLARVMGIEVIELDFGRHDPIDPDQLRDRLSADKVHSIKGVLGIHTDTASSVLNDLSAIRRAIDEAGHPALFVVDAIASFGCDRYEMDAWGIDLTVTACQKGLMTPPGLGYLIFNRKAELAAQKITKRSPYWDWQPRIEPEVFYQRFCGTAPTHLLFAQRAALDMIREEGYEAVLLRHAKLARAVWAAVSAWGVAGPLQCNISAEAYRSHAVTTIRADGHDLARMRQWCEAEAGLVLGLGLGFDSPEYLDGRSVFRIGHMGHLNPPMLLGALATIDTAFKALDFSHGNGAVEAAASVLASSG comes from the coding sequence ATGGCGACAGTATCACTGTCTTCGGGGCGTGACTTATTTATGACGCCGGGACCGTCGGTCATGCCCGACCGTGTTTTAAATGCGATGCATCAGGCGGCGCCGAATATCTATGAAGGAGAACTGATCGACACTACGGACAGTATCCTCTCCGATCTGGCTGCTTTTGCGGGTACCCAAGGCCGTACAGCGCTGTATATCTGCAATGGACATGGTGTCTGGGAGGCGGCTATCAGTAACCTGTTCGAACCCGGAGACCAGGTGTTGGTTTTGAACAGTGGTACTTTTGGCAGCGGTTGGGCGAACCTCGCGCGGGTCATGGGAATAGAGGTTATTGAACTCGATTTTGGCCGCCATGACCCGATTGATCCTGACCAACTGCGGGACCGGTTATCGGCGGACAAAGTCCACAGTATCAAAGGCGTATTGGGTATACACACTGATACGGCCAGTTCAGTTCTAAATGATCTGTCGGCGATCCGACGGGCGATTGATGAAGCAGGGCATCCGGCACTTTTTGTCGTGGATGCGATTGCCTCATTCGGTTGTGACCGATACGAGATGGATGCTTGGGGAATCGATCTCACTGTGACCGCCTGCCAGAAAGGTCTGATGACCCCACCGGGACTGGGTTACCTGATCTTTAATCGTAAGGCGGAACTGGCTGCACAAAAAATTACCAAGCGTTCGCCTTACTGGGACTGGCAGCCGCGAATCGAACCGGAGGTTTTTTATCAACGGTTTTGTGGTACCGCACCAACCCACCTTCTGTTCGCCCAACGGGCCGCACTGGACATGATCAGGGAAGAAGGGTACGAGGCAGTCTTGTTGCGTCATGCCAAGTTGGCACGGGCAGTGTGGGCTGCGGTGTCGGCCTGGGGTGTTGCAGGTCCGTTGCAGTGCAATATCAGCGCAGAAGCGTATCGGTCGCACGCGGTGACGACCATTCGAGCCGATGGCCATGATTTAGCCCGTATGCGTCAGTGGTGTGAAGCGGAGGCGGGCTTAGTGCTCGGATTAGGACTTGGTTTCGACTCGCCTGAGTATCTGGATGGCCGTTCGGTGTTTCGGATCGGTCACATGGGCCACTTAAACCCGCCGATGCTACTGGGTGCGCTGGCAACGATCGACACTGCATTCAAGGCGCTCGATTTCTCTCACGGCAACGGTGCTGTCGAAGCGGCTGCGAGTGTACTGGCAAGTTCGGGTTGA
- a CDS encoding FAD-binding protein, with amino-acid sequence MKVGNVTSNTGQSPRFFRALRDVLPADGLLVSDEERRPYECDGLTGYRELPLAVAMPDRLEQVEQILSLCDRHGVPVIARGAGTGLSGGATPRRDALLLSMARFSRIIDVDPVSRTARVEPGVRNLAISEAAAPYGLFYAPDPSSQIACTIGGNVAENAGGVHCLKYGLTIHNIIRLEVVLIDGEKITIGSEALDSPGYDLLALMTGSEGMLGVVTVITVRLLPIPVSAKAVLVAFDEVEKAADSVAKLIATGVIPAGLEMMDNLAIRAAEDFSDAGYPRDAAAILICEVDGTEAEVDRQIELTTSVFASEGAIDIQVSATEQERQRFWSGRKNAFPAVGRISPDYYCIDGTIPRQQLGRVLAGITELSSTYGLRIANVFHAGDGNLHPLILYDGAQPGEFERTEELGGKILELCVKAGGTITGEHGVGLEKIDQMCVQFESSELEHFHGVKAAFDPRGLLNPGKAVPTLARCAEFNAIHVHDGRIPFPDIDRF; translated from the coding sequence ATGAAAGTGGGTAACGTGACTTCTAATACGGGGCAGAGTCCCCGCTTCTTCCGGGCCCTGCGAGATGTTCTTCCGGCTGACGGCTTGCTGGTCAGCGACGAAGAGCGAAGACCCTATGAATGTGATGGTCTGACCGGCTATCGAGAACTGCCCCTGGCCGTTGCGATGCCGGATCGGCTTGAACAGGTCGAACAAATTCTTTCCCTGTGTGATAGGCACGGCGTGCCTGTGATCGCGCGTGGCGCCGGTACCGGGCTGTCGGGTGGTGCAACCCCCAGGCGTGACGCACTGCTGTTGAGCATGGCCCGGTTCAGTCGCATCATCGATGTCGACCCGGTCAGCAGAACAGCACGGGTGGAGCCCGGTGTCCGCAATCTTGCAATCTCGGAAGCTGCTGCACCGTATGGGCTCTTCTATGCACCGGACCCTTCATCACAGATAGCCTGCACGATCGGTGGCAATGTTGCTGAAAATGCCGGTGGGGTACATTGTCTTAAGTATGGCTTGACGATTCACAATATCATCCGTCTCGAGGTCGTATTGATTGATGGTGAAAAGATAACAATTGGTAGTGAAGCGTTGGATTCGCCCGGCTACGATCTGTTGGCGCTGATGACGGGTTCTGAAGGCATGCTCGGTGTGGTCACAGTGATTACCGTGCGTCTGCTGCCGATTCCGGTTTCTGCCAAAGCGGTTCTGGTTGCATTTGACGAAGTCGAAAAGGCCGCGGATAGCGTTGCAAAACTGATCGCCACGGGCGTTATTCCTGCCGGACTGGAGATGATGGACAACCTGGCTATTCGGGCAGCCGAAGATTTCTCTGATGCGGGCTATCCACGTGATGCTGCTGCAATTCTGATTTGTGAGGTCGATGGGACTGAAGCTGAGGTAGATAGACAGATTGAACTGACGACGTCTGTTTTCGCGAGTGAGGGCGCGATAGACATTCAGGTTTCAGCTACAGAGCAAGAACGGCAACGTTTCTGGTCGGGCCGCAAGAATGCGTTTCCCGCGGTTGGTCGAATATCTCCCGACTATTATTGTATTGATGGCACTATTCCCCGCCAGCAACTGGGCCGTGTGCTTGCTGGAATAACCGAGCTCTCAAGTACTTACGGTTTAAGGATTGCCAATGTGTTTCACGCAGGAGACGGCAACTTGCACCCACTGATCCTTTACGATGGGGCACAACCGGGAGAGTTTGAGCGAACAGAAGAGCTTGGTGGAAAGATCCTAGAGTTGTGTGTGAAAGCGGGTGGAACAATTACCGGAGAACATGGTGTCGGTTTGGAGAAGATCGACCAGATGTGCGTACAGTTCGAGTCCAGTGAACTCGAGCACTTTCATGGAGTGAAGGCGGCGTTTGATCCCCGTGGATTACTCAATCCAGGCAAGGCCGTACCAACACTGGCACGCTGTGCTGAGTTCAATGCGATACATGTTCACGACGGGCGCATCCCTTTCCCGGACATAGACCGTTTCTGA
- a CDS encoding Fe-S protein, giving the protein MPSRNRPYHWGPYPLETLARDPRVVTRETERAMVPAPEFRMPPRSVLAEVVREYLDIFVQNALTKPAAAKAPVPEDPQRRAVDVKGYSYFMNVSQVGVCRMPTTAWADKTEPLAHDYAVVLLLEHGRIPELGNPARDWIEPAITDAADCRVGSIAVCLAGHICQLGWSAFPHVVGSGRVDPVRLSVLAGLTVRSGDTLVNPFIGPGFSLAVVTTDYALEPDPPLADSATNARDLRYWLGRNGAVSGREHNRRRRRATHLGDYPMETVKRVDRPTTLILDDEVPRVSKRAAFFDRALRGDLGEKAQQERHRFAFKQPHTAGMMPSMRAMVPLQGGEPTEQGASLGAYSNPSANARALKSLSYLLGADVTGICEIPDYAWYSHDADGTSIDKSHRYAVVMLIDQEFDTMEGASGDDWISGTQSMRAYLRGAEIAGVMAEMLRRLGFSARAQTNVDSEVLHIPLMLLAGLGELSRIGELVLNPFVGPRLKTVVMTTDIPLEVDQPIDFGLQYFCSRCTKCARECPCDAISWGQKVMFNGYEMWKPDVERCTRYRLTNARGSACGRCMKTCPLNKVVTCEGSLLERVASWCGINARFLKPALVPLAVKIDDWLGNGARNPAKKWWFDLEVIDNVCVDPVKGVNQRELNLEHEVDPTKQKIAYYLASMMPVPNNLESQVVDRKAALAKACEIESPTSALERKADSGDIPLNYWPTPADPDGPRGLPDQPKVYGSAERK; this is encoded by the coding sequence ATGCCCTCACGAAACCGGCCCTATCACTGGGGTCCTTATCCGCTTGAGACCCTTGCGCGGGACCCGCGTGTTGTTACGCGGGAGACCGAACGGGCGATGGTACCAGCGCCCGAGTTTCGGATGCCCCCGCGCAGTGTGCTGGCTGAAGTGGTTCGAGAGTATCTCGATATTTTTGTTCAAAATGCACTGACAAAACCGGCAGCTGCAAAGGCGCCTGTTCCAGAAGATCCGCAAAGGCGGGCCGTCGACGTCAAGGGGTACAGCTATTTTATGAATGTCTCCCAGGTCGGCGTCTGTCGTATGCCGACTACGGCCTGGGCTGACAAAACCGAACCTCTGGCGCATGACTATGCCGTCGTTCTATTGCTGGAACACGGGCGGATTCCAGAGTTGGGTAATCCGGCGCGAGACTGGATCGAGCCGGCCATTACCGATGCTGCCGATTGCCGGGTCGGAAGTATTGCGGTCTGTCTGGCCGGGCACATCTGTCAGCTCGGCTGGTCAGCCTTTCCTCATGTGGTGGGTTCGGGTCGTGTTGATCCAGTGAGATTATCGGTGCTTGCCGGGTTGACCGTCCGGTCCGGCGATACATTAGTTAATCCATTTATCGGGCCGGGGTTCTCACTGGCCGTCGTGACGACCGATTACGCGCTGGAACCCGATCCACCACTTGCTGACAGTGCGACCAATGCAAGAGATCTGAGGTACTGGCTGGGGCGCAATGGTGCGGTGTCAGGCCGTGAACATAATCGGCGCAGACGACGGGCGACACATCTGGGTGATTATCCGATGGAGACAGTCAAGCGGGTCGACCGACCCACTACCCTGATACTCGATGACGAGGTGCCGCGGGTCTCCAAGCGAGCGGCGTTTTTTGATCGAGCGCTTCGGGGCGACTTGGGTGAAAAGGCGCAACAGGAGAGACACCGTTTTGCATTCAAGCAACCCCATACGGCCGGCATGATGCCGTCGATGCGGGCCATGGTGCCTCTTCAGGGTGGAGAGCCCACAGAACAGGGCGCTTCACTGGGAGCTTACTCCAATCCTTCAGCCAATGCGCGAGCACTTAAGTCGCTGTCGTATCTTTTGGGTGCCGACGTTACGGGGATCTGCGAAATACCCGACTACGCTTGGTACTCCCACGATGCCGATGGCACATCCATAGATAAATCGCACCGGTATGCGGTGGTTATGCTGATCGATCAGGAGTTCGACACGATGGAAGGTGCATCGGGTGATGACTGGATATCAGGAACGCAATCTATGCGGGCTTATCTGCGGGGAGCGGAGATCGCCGGCGTGATGGCTGAAATGCTCCGCAGACTGGGGTTTAGTGCGCGTGCTCAAACCAATGTAGACAGCGAGGTATTGCATATACCGCTGATGCTACTGGCTGGTTTGGGAGAGCTGTCCCGTATCGGTGAGTTGGTGTTGAATCCATTTGTGGGCCCACGATTGAAGACTGTCGTTATGACTACCGATATACCGCTCGAGGTCGATCAGCCGATTGATTTTGGTCTCCAGTATTTTTGCAGTCGCTGCACGAAATGCGCACGCGAATGCCCTTGTGATGCGATTTCCTGGGGTCAGAAGGTGATGTTCAATGGCTATGAAATGTGGAAACCCGATGTCGAGCGTTGCACGCGCTACCGGCTGACGAACGCTCGGGGATCAGCGTGCGGAAGGTGCATGAAAACCTGTCCGTTGAATAAGGTAGTTACCTGTGAAGGTTCATTACTGGAGCGGGTCGCCAGCTGGTGTGGTATTAATGCCCGATTTCTTAAACCAGCATTGGTGCCGCTGGCAGTCAAAATTGATGACTGGCTTGGCAACGGCGCTCGTAACCCGGCAAAGAAATGGTGGTTTGACCTCGAGGTAATCGATAATGTCTGTGTCGATCCGGTCAAGGGAGTAAACCAGCGTGAACTGAATCTGGAACACGAAGTAGATCCGACAAAGCAGAAGATCGCCTACTATCTTGCCAGTATGATGCCCGTGCCCAATAACCTGGAGAGTCAAGTGGTAGACCGTAAGGCAGCGCTTGCCAAGGCTTGCGAGATCGAATCACCCACAAGCGCTTTAGAGCGCAAAGCCGATTCCGGTGACATTCCTCTGAACTACTGGCCGACACCAGCAGACCCCGATGGCCCCCGCGGTCTGCCCGATCAACCTAAAGTGTATGGTTCAGCAGAGCGGAAATAA
- the glcF gene encoding glycolate oxidase subunit GlcF, with translation MQTKLAAFISGTPAGREAQEILGRCVHCGFCTATCPTYQLLGNELDGPRGRIYLIKSMLEGKACSKSTLLHLDRCLTCRSCETTCPSGVQYGRLLEIGRQVAEKAVPRSIGRRLSRRLLVWFLTGRLFSVLLGLGRSVRRLLPERAARYIPVRYAAGVRPTTRRSKQMIVLEGCVQPSLSPNINAAAARVLDRLGISLITASGAGCCGALALHLSFEDSARQAMRRNIDAWWPLLESGAEGIVMTASGCGVTVKEYGQLLADDPQYAEKARRISSLTWDLSEILVREPMTVSPAGRGVRVAVQTPCTLQHGQGISGSIEEILSRLGFQQVTVENPHLCCGSAGSYAILQSSIAKRLRQEKLDALQAGGPKVIATANIGCLAHLAAQSTVPVRHWIELVDSVMQLND, from the coding sequence ATGCAGACCAAGCTTGCTGCATTTATCTCAGGCACACCAGCTGGGCGTGAAGCGCAGGAAATTCTCGGACGCTGTGTCCATTGCGGGTTTTGTACGGCCACCTGTCCGACTTACCAACTACTCGGCAATGAACTGGACGGCCCTAGGGGGCGGATTTACCTGATCAAATCTATGCTGGAAGGAAAGGCTTGTTCAAAATCGACTTTATTGCATCTTGACCGGTGCTTGACTTGCCGCTCGTGTGAGACGACCTGTCCGTCGGGCGTGCAGTACGGGCGCCTGCTTGAAATAGGGCGCCAGGTGGCAGAAAAGGCCGTACCAAGATCAATCGGGCGGCGACTTAGTCGTCGACTGTTGGTTTGGTTTTTGACCGGAAGGCTCTTTTCCGTTTTGCTTGGATTGGGTCGATCAGTTCGCAGGCTGCTCCCTGAAAGAGCGGCTCGCTATATTCCCGTCCGTTATGCAGCAGGAGTAAGACCAACTACGAGAAGGTCAAAGCAGATGATTGTGCTTGAGGGTTGTGTGCAACCCTCGCTCAGCCCGAATATAAATGCTGCCGCGGCCAGGGTTCTGGATCGGCTTGGAATCAGTTTGATTACAGCATCAGGAGCCGGGTGTTGTGGCGCTCTTGCTCTGCACTTGTCATTCGAAGACAGTGCACGTCAGGCCATGCGACGTAATATTGATGCCTGGTGGCCTTTGCTGGAATCCGGTGCTGAAGGCATCGTTATGACCGCGAGCGGGTGCGGTGTAACGGTAAAAGAGTACGGTCAACTGCTGGCCGATGATCCCCAGTATGCCGAAAAGGCCAGGCGGATTTCTTCCCTCACATGGGATCTGTCAGAGATTTTGGTCAGAGAGCCGATGACTGTTTCGCCCGCTGGTCGCGGGGTGCGCGTTGCGGTTCAGACACCGTGCACACTGCAGCACGGCCAGGGGATCAGCGGATCCATAGAAGAGATCTTGTCTCGCCTGGGTTTTCAGCAGGTCACGGTTGAGAATCCCCATCTGTGCTGTGGTTCAGCCGGTAGTTATGCGATCCTTCAGTCGTCGATTGCCAAACGCCTGCGACAAGAAAAACTCGACGCGCTACAGGCAGGCGGGCCGAAGGTAATCGCAACAGCCAATATCGGGTGCCTGGCACACCTGGCGGCGCAATCGACGGTACCGGTGCGCCACTGGATCGAACTGGTCGATTCGGTGATGCAGTTAAACGATTGA
- the rplM gene encoding 50S ribosomal protein L13, with the protein MGTFTAKPETVVRDWYLVDATDKVLGRLATEIATRLRGKHKPEYTPHVDTGDHIIIVNAAKIRVTGDKANQKKYYRHSGYPGGIKETVLSDELENHPERVIERAVKGMLPKNPLGRAMFRKLRVYAGPDHAHQAQQPKTLAI; encoded by the coding sequence ATGGGCACATTTACTGCAAAACCTGAAACCGTTGTCCGAGACTGGTATCTGGTCGATGCGACCGACAAAGTGCTCGGTAGACTGGCGACTGAGATCGCCACACGGCTGCGTGGTAAACACAAGCCCGAATATACTCCTCACGTAGATACTGGCGACCACATAATTATTGTGAACGCCGCAAAGATTCGGGTCACTGGTGACAAGGCCAACCAGAAAAAGTACTATCGCCACAGCGGTTATCCCGGTGGGATTAAAGAAACGGTGCTGTCAGACGAACTTGAAAACCACCCAGAGCGGGTGATCGAAAGAGCTGTGAAAGGTATGCTCCCCAAGAATCCACTGGGAAGGGCAATGTTCCGGAAGCTGCGTGTCTATGCTGGACCCGACCACGCTCATCAGGCACAGCAGCCAAAAACACTAGCAATTTAG
- the glcE gene encoding glycolate oxidase subunit GlcE: protein MNDRTAELSDAISAAASAKRSLQIVGGGSKLFYGREPEGEVLAVGDHTGVTVYDPTELVVTVRAGTRLSELAEVLRRERQMLPFEPPLFGPHATIGGTVACGLSGPSRPYRGAVRDFVLGVELLNGRGEQLRFGGQVIKNVAGYDVSRLMTGAMGTLGVILDVSIKVHPLPETEKTLCYELTEQQALKKMNEVAGRPLPLTGACYYQGVLSLRLSGLAEGVSAAVDVLGGSQASEGDGMWSTLRDHSHPYFLSDKPLWRLSVPSAARSLDLAGETFVEWGGALRWLHSELSPDLIRASVEALGGHATLFRGGDRTGSVFHPNTRTLHDLNVRLKQTFDPEGILNPGRLHPDI from the coding sequence ATGAACGATAGAACTGCTGAGCTGTCCGATGCCATCAGCGCGGCTGCGTCGGCCAAACGTTCACTACAAATTGTCGGTGGAGGAAGCAAGCTGTTCTACGGTCGGGAGCCTGAAGGTGAGGTTCTGGCGGTTGGCGACCATACAGGAGTTACCGTTTATGATCCAACAGAGCTTGTCGTAACTGTCCGAGCCGGGACGCGCCTTTCTGAGCTGGCGGAGGTGCTGAGGCGTGAGCGGCAGATGCTGCCGTTTGAGCCTCCATTATTTGGTCCGCATGCAACCATCGGTGGGACTGTGGCTTGCGGATTGTCCGGTCCCAGTCGGCCATACCGCGGTGCAGTCCGAGATTTCGTGTTGGGTGTGGAGTTGCTCAATGGGCGGGGTGAGCAGCTTCGATTTGGCGGCCAGGTCATCAAGAATGTTGCCGGCTATGATGTGTCGCGCTTGATGACAGGTGCTATGGGAACACTCGGTGTAATTCTCGATGTGTCAATTAAAGTGCACCCATTACCCGAAACCGAAAAGACTTTGTGTTATGAACTTACTGAACAGCAGGCATTAAAGAAAATGAATGAAGTGGCTGGCAGACCCCTGCCGTTGACGGGGGCCTGTTATTACCAGGGTGTTCTCAGCCTTCGGTTGTCAGGATTGGCAGAAGGTGTCTCTGCGGCGGTCGATGTCCTCGGTGGATCGCAGGCATCGGAGGGTGACGGGATGTGGTCAACATTGCGTGACCATAGTCATCCATACTTCCTCTCGGACAAACCGCTTTGGCGGTTGTCCGTGCCGAGCGCCGCCAGATCTTTGGATCTTGCAGGGGAAACATTTGTCGAATGGGGCGGTGCATTACGGTGGCTCCACAGCGAACTGTCGCCAGATCTGATTCGAGCTTCTGTGGAAGCCCTCGGCGGTCACGCAACACTGTTTCGCGGTGGCGACCGTACGGGCAGTGTATTTCATCCAAATACGCGGACACTGCACGATCTGAATGTACGGCTGAAACAGACCTTCGATCCGGAAGGTATTCTGAATCCCGGACGACTGCATCCTGATATATAG
- the rpsI gene encoding 30S ribosomal protein S9, translating into MATGEQFYYATGRRKSSTARVFLSRGTGDIIVNRRPLDQYFGRETARMVIRQPLELADMLGKVDIKVNVSGGGNTGQAGAIRHGITRALLQYDETLRPALRKAGFVTRDSRKVERKKVGLHKARKRPQYSKR; encoded by the coding sequence ATGGCAACAGGCGAACAGTTTTATTACGCTACCGGTAGACGAAAATCATCTACTGCACGTGTGTTTCTAAGCCGAGGGACCGGCGACATTATTGTCAACCGACGGCCACTGGATCAGTACTTCGGACGTGAAACCGCCCGGATGGTCATCCGCCAGCCGCTTGAGCTCGCCGATATGCTGGGTAAGGTAGATATTAAGGTCAATGTGTCCGGTGGTGGCAATACCGGTCAAGCGGGTGCGATCCGCCATGGTATTACACGGGCTTTGCTTCAGTATGATGAAACGCTTCGACCTGCACTGCGCAAAGCTGGATTTGTGACCCGCGACTCACGTAAAGTTGAGCGTAAGAAAGTCGGGTTGCACAAAGCAAGAAAACGCCCACAGTACTCCAAACGCTGA
- the glnT gene encoding type III glutamate--ammonia ligase has protein sequence MPTNLSKVATERGIKYFLISFVDLFGILRSKLVPARAIAGMQKDGAGFAGFAAWLDMTPADSDMFSIPDPDSLIQLPWKPEVGWLAGDLVMDGNAVEASPRVALKQQIARAEIRGFRMKTGVECEYFLVSADGSSISDVNDIQEKPCYDQSALMRQYDVISEICDCMIDLGWGPYQNDHEDANGQFEMNWDYDDALVTADRHVFFKYMVKAIAEKHELRATFMPKPFSNLTGNGCHAHVSVWDKTGQNNLFEDSGDEMGLSKTAYHFLGGILHNAQALTAVFNPTVNSYKRIDGQVTLSGATWSPNAVTYGGNNRTHMVRIPGPGRFELRLMDGAVNPYLLQAGILAAGLDGVESERDPGKRLDVNMYTDGHKIRGLRRLPANLLDAIRLFEKSKVLRSGLGNALVDSYAKLKYQDWRSYSSAISQWEREHTLDC, from the coding sequence ATGCCCACAAACCTTTCAAAGGTCGCGACTGAACGCGGCATTAAGTACTTTCTGATCAGTTTTGTCGATCTATTCGGCATCCTGCGCTCAAAGCTGGTGCCGGCCCGCGCCATTGCTGGCATGCAGAAGGATGGCGCCGGATTTGCTGGCTTTGCTGCCTGGCTCGACATGACACCCGCCGACTCGGATATGTTTTCCATTCCAGACCCAGACAGTCTGATTCAGCTGCCATGGAAACCTGAAGTGGGGTGGCTGGCTGGCGACCTGGTCATGGATGGTAATGCGGTTGAAGCCTCACCCAGGGTTGCGCTCAAGCAGCAGATTGCCCGTGCGGAAATACGGGGATTCCGGATGAAGACAGGCGTCGAATGTGAATACTTCCTCGTGAGTGCGGACGGGTCATCGATCTCTGACGTAAATGATATTCAGGAAAAGCCCTGTTACGATCAATCGGCACTGATGCGGCAATACGATGTGATCAGCGAGATCTGCGACTGCATGATTGACTTGGGGTGGGGGCCTTATCAAAACGATCACGAAGATGCCAACGGACAGTTTGAAATGAACTGGGACTATGACGATGCGCTCGTAACAGCAGATCGCCATGTATTCTTTAAGTATATGGTGAAGGCGATTGCCGAGAAACACGAGTTGCGCGCAACGTTTATGCCCAAGCCCTTTTCGAATCTTACAGGTAATGGATGTCATGCCCATGTGTCTGTTTGGGATAAAACGGGCCAGAATAATCTTTTTGAAGACAGCGGTGACGAGATGGGTTTGTCGAAGACGGCTTACCATTTTCTGGGCGGAATCTTGCACAACGCCCAGGCGCTCACCGCTGTTTTTAATCCTACAGTTAATAGTTACAAGCGCATCGATGGTCAGGTCACACTGTCGGGTGCAACCTGGTCGCCAAATGCCGTGACCTATGGTGGCAACAACAGGACGCATATGGTGCGAATACCCGGCCCGGGTAGATTTGAACTTCGCTTGATGGATGGTGCTGTCAACCCTTACCTGCTGCAGGCCGGAATACTGGCCGCTGGATTGGATGGGGTCGAAAGTGAACGGGATCCGGGTAAACGACTGGATGTGAATATGTATACGGATGGCCACAAGATTCGCGGTTTACGAAGGTTGCCGGCTAATCTGCTGGATGCAATCCGCCTGTTTGAAAAAAGCAAGGTGCTGCGATCAGGTCTCGGTAATGCATTGGTGGATAGTTATGCCAAACTCAAATACCAGGATTGGCGGAGTTATTCATCTGCGATCAGTCAGTGGGAACGTGAACACACGCTGGACTGCTAA